Proteins encoded in a region of the candidate division WOR-3 bacterium genome:
- a CDS encoding 50S ribosomal protein L10, which translates to MATKEKISQVQDLTKSIKEAKAIYISDYKGMTVAQMTSFRKKVRDAGLSFKVVKNTMTKIALNNSGYSGMDDLLTGPTAVAFSYKDPVMPAKIIKESFAEMGFPIIKGGFLEGKLVTREEINRIADLPPKEALLGQLAGTLAAPITGFMFVGNNILSGFLRILSSIKDSKEK; encoded by the coding sequence ATGGCAACAAAGGAAAAAATAAGCCAGGTCCAGGACCTGACAAAGAGCATAAAAGAGGCTAAAGCTATATATATCAGCGATTATAAAGGGATGACCGTCGCTCAAATGACCTCGTTCCGGAAAAAAGTCAGAGATGCCGGGTTGAGTTTCAAGGTCGTCAAGAACACAATGACAAAAATCGCCCTTAACAACAGCGGATATTCCGGCATGGATGATCTCCTTACCGGACCAACTGCTGTGGCGTTCAGTTATAAGGATCCGGTAATGCCGGCAAAGATAATCAAAGAGAGCTTCGCAGAAATGGGTTTTCCCATAATAAAAGGCGGTTTCCTTGAAGGTAAGCTCGTGACCAGGGAAGAAATAAACAGAATTGCGGATCTTCCGCCAAAAGAAGCTCTTCTCGGACAACTCGCCGGTACTCTGGCGGCTCCAATAACTGGATTCATGTTCGTAGGCAATAACATATTGTCAGGTTTTCTGAGGATTTTAAGTTCAATAAAAGACAGCAAAGAAAAATAA
- a CDS encoding KOW motif-containing protein gives MDHEETSEDLKQDGSENAAEKPVEDLVEDAEAKWFTIHVYSGSEKKVEKMILEMVKENAEIGKNIHEVYTPIKKSSKVIRSSKSVKRVVKPKNLYPGYIFIRMRPEKEVISMISDLPNVISFLGGKNPIPLKGLEEGELKQLREEGDKIVKLTAPFAVNDSVKIVSGPFSDFIGVVENVNEEKQRLKVVVTIFGRSTPVEVDFIDAQPV, from the coding sequence ATGGATCACGAAGAAACCTCTGAAGATTTAAAACAAGACGGTTCCGAAAACGCGGCGGAAAAACCTGTCGAAGACCTCGTGGAAGATGCCGAGGCTAAATGGTTCACCATACACGTCTATTCGGGTTCCGAAAAAAAAGTTGAAAAAATGATACTGGAAATGGTTAAGGAAAATGCTGAAATAGGTAAAAACATTCACGAAGTTTACACACCGATAAAGAAGAGTTCAAAAGTTATAAGAAGCAGTAAATCCGTGAAAAGAGTCGTGAAGCCGAAAAACCTTTATCCCGGTTATATTTTTATCAGGATGAGACCGGAAAAAGAGGTGATCAGCATGATTTCTGATCTACCCAATGTCATCAGTTTTCTCGGAGGCAAGAATCCTATACCACTCAAAGGCCTCGAAGAGGGTGAACTCAAGCAGCTGAGGGAAGAAGGCGACAAAATCGTTAAACTCACTGCTCCATTTGCCGTAAACGACAGTGTGAAGATAGTAAGCGGTCCGTTTTCGGATTTTATCGGAGTCGTGGAAAACGTGAACGAAGAAAAACAGAGATTAAAAGTTGTTGTCACTATATTCGGAAGATCTACACCGGTTGAAGTTGATTTCATAGACGCTCAACCAGTTTAA
- the rpoB gene encoding DNA-directed RNA polymerase subunit beta: MEVKLTKGERVNYGKLTSPLPIPDLLDVQKESFAKFIQKNVPQSKRKKTGLQAVLEEFFPIEDQQGRCELRFVNYEIEPPKYNPDECIRKGKTYSAPLKLKLQIAIKDKKNEAIEEIREQDVFLCDLPMMTEKASFIINGVERVIVSQLHRSPGVFFNVEYHHTGKMLIVAQIIPQKGTWIDINLDHNEILNISLDRRRHFPLTIWLQAIGLGDPGQILERFFGSETVKISNFTGKQAEKLIGRVTVEDITDPNSGEVVLFSGSELTSGSLDMLNLFGKKELLLVKDDNIPALEVMKKTFAKVKKRLSKEESAEYIFKFQRGTDPVNPEAAIDYINSMYFSPKRYNLGAVGRKMMKDKLGKTPNEETLSLCSEDFVHIMDYLFGLLDKNKGLDVDDIDHLGNRQVRRVGELLADQFNTAMIRVVKGVKDRFILESDPKKIVPQMLVNSRYVTSTLMAFFGLSQLSQYMEQTNPLAEMTHKRRLSALGPDGLTRDTAGFEVRDVHHSHYGRLCPIETPEGPNIGLITSLAIYSKINEYGFIETPYRKVEKGKLTDIIEYMSPHPEDKKIIAQANEPIDNNGKLTNHELVTRYMDDYPVVARDQVDYMDAYPTQLLSISAALIPFMEHDEANRALMGSNMQRQAVPLIRPESPLVGTGLERTVAKDSQTVLTAKRKGEVVFVNSEEIRIQPDKTSLLVFGEKDLDVYKLQKYKMTNQNSSVNQRPIVNVGDKVKEGQVIADSSSSDGGELALGRNVLVALMSWRGYNFEDAIIISERLIKEDVFTSVTINKFNVEVRETKLGPEEITREVPNVGEDATRNLDENGVIRIGAEVGPDDILVGKVTPKGETELTPQEKLLKAIFGEKAADVRDTSLRVPPGVQGVVIDVHQLSRKTQSANEKKANEKKIREIEENYNKRIEEHKKQRLEKLVQLFDGTVLPDGILDMQGSVVIQRGKKITAKMIKDTEWDEIAVPDSAKGDMLTLSKILTESNNIIEEFERLRNNEVEVLRQGDDLPHGLLKRIDVYVAEKRKLSVGDKMSGRHGNKGVVSIIVPEEDMPYMEDGTPVDVILNPLGVPSRMNIGQVLETHLGWAAKKLNIKIATPVFDGISVKEIEGLLEKAELPKSGKVALHDGISGQVIDGEITVGYMYMLKLGHMVDDKIHARSIGPYSMITQQPLGGKAHFGGQRFGEMEVWALEAYGAAYTLQEMLTVKSDDISGRTKMYESIIKGDNPPEPGLPASFNVLVKELNGLCMNVEIEKGKSKSKQNKK, encoded by the coding sequence ATGGAGGTAAAATTGACAAAAGGTGAAAGAGTAAACTACGGTAAATTGACTTCACCTTTGCCTATACCTGACCTTCTCGATGTTCAGAAAGAATCTTTCGCGAAATTTATTCAGAAAAACGTGCCCCAGAGCAAGAGAAAAAAAACAGGGCTTCAGGCTGTTTTGGAAGAATTCTTTCCCATCGAGGATCAGCAGGGCAGATGCGAATTGAGATTCGTCAATTATGAAATAGAACCGCCAAAATACAATCCAGACGAATGTATTCGAAAAGGCAAGACGTATTCGGCTCCCTTGAAACTCAAACTGCAAATAGCCATAAAAGACAAGAAAAACGAAGCCATTGAGGAAATTCGCGAGCAGGACGTGTTCCTTTGCGATCTGCCCATGATGACAGAAAAGGCGAGTTTTATTATCAACGGAGTGGAAAGGGTTATAGTCTCTCAGCTCCACAGAAGTCCGGGTGTGTTTTTTAATGTCGAATACCATCACACGGGAAAAATGCTTATTGTCGCCCAGATAATTCCTCAAAAAGGAACGTGGATAGACATCAATCTGGATCACAATGAGATTTTGAACATAAGTCTTGACAGGAGAAGGCATTTTCCTCTGACGATCTGGCTTCAGGCAATAGGACTTGGCGATCCCGGTCAAATTTTGGAGCGTTTTTTCGGATCAGAAACGGTAAAAATCTCGAATTTCACAGGTAAACAAGCCGAGAAATTGATCGGGAGAGTTACTGTCGAAGACATAACAGATCCAAATTCGGGAGAAGTTGTCCTTTTTTCAGGTTCCGAACTCACTTCCGGTTCACTGGACATGCTTAATCTTTTCGGTAAAAAAGAGTTGCTGCTGGTTAAGGACGATAACATTCCCGCCCTCGAAGTCATGAAAAAAACATTTGCAAAAGTCAAAAAGAGACTGTCTAAAGAAGAATCGGCTGAATATATTTTTAAATTTCAAAGAGGCACTGATCCGGTTAATCCTGAAGCCGCAATCGATTACATAAACAGCATGTATTTCTCTCCCAAAAGATACAACCTCGGGGCAGTAGGAAGAAAGATGATGAAGGACAAACTCGGAAAAACACCGAATGAAGAAACGCTTTCTCTTTGCTCGGAAGATTTCGTCCACATAATGGATTATCTGTTCGGATTGCTCGACAAAAACAAGGGACTCGACGTAGACGACATAGATCATCTGGGAAACAGACAGGTCAGAAGGGTAGGAGAGTTGCTCGCCGATCAGTTCAACACTGCCATGATAAGGGTAGTAAAAGGAGTCAAAGACAGATTCATTCTCGAAAGCGATCCGAAAAAAATAGTTCCGCAGATGCTTGTCAACTCGAGATATGTGACGAGCACTCTCATGGCTTTTTTTGGCCTCAGTCAGCTGTCGCAATACATGGAGCAGACAAACCCGCTTGCTGAAATGACACACAAGAGGAGGCTGAGCGCATTGGGGCCGGATGGGCTTACCAGAGATACTGCCGGATTTGAGGTAAGAGATGTCCATCATTCACATTACGGAAGACTCTGCCCTATAGAGACTCCGGAAGGTCCCAACATAGGATTGATAACGTCTCTGGCGATATACTCAAAAATAAACGAATACGGCTTCATTGAGACTCCTTACAGAAAAGTTGAAAAAGGGAAACTGACTGACATAATAGAATATATGTCTCCGCATCCGGAAGACAAAAAGATCATAGCTCAAGCGAACGAACCGATTGATAACAACGGAAAATTGACAAATCATGAGCTCGTAACCAGATACATGGACGATTATCCTGTTGTGGCCAGAGATCAAGTTGATTACATGGACGCTTATCCGACTCAATTACTGAGCATTTCGGCCGCGCTAATACCTTTCATGGAGCACGACGAAGCCAACAGAGCTCTGATGGGATCGAATATGCAGAGGCAGGCGGTCCCCCTTATCAGACCGGAATCACCTCTTGTTGGAACCGGTTTGGAAAGAACGGTCGCAAAAGATTCGCAGACCGTATTGACAGCAAAAAGAAAAGGCGAAGTTGTTTTCGTGAATTCAGAGGAAATTAGAATTCAGCCGGATAAAACTTCCCTTCTGGTTTTCGGAGAAAAAGACCTCGACGTATATAAACTACAGAAATACAAAATGACCAATCAAAACTCTTCTGTAAATCAAAGACCCATAGTCAATGTAGGAGACAAAGTGAAAGAGGGTCAGGTCATAGCCGACAGCTCCTCTTCAGACGGCGGCGAACTTGCCCTCGGCAGAAACGTACTTGTAGCTCTAATGTCCTGGAGAGGCTACAATTTTGAAGACGCTATAATAATCAGTGAAAGACTCATAAAAGAGGATGTATTCACATCAGTAACCATTAATAAGTTCAACGTAGAAGTCAGGGAAACAAAGCTGGGTCCCGAGGAAATTACAAGAGAAGTTCCGAACGTCGGAGAGGATGCCACAAGAAACCTCGACGAAAACGGCGTAATCAGGATAGGAGCCGAAGTCGGTCCGGACGATATCCTTGTCGGAAAAGTCACTCCAAAGGGTGAAACCGAATTGACTCCGCAAGAGAAACTTTTAAAGGCTATTTTCGGTGAAAAAGCAGCCGATGTGAGGGATACGTCGCTGAGAGTTCCGCCGGGAGTTCAGGGAGTCGTCATAGACGTTCACCAACTGAGCCGCAAAACTCAATCAGCCAACGAAAAGAAAGCAAACGAAAAAAAGATCAGAGAAATCGAAGAGAACTACAACAAACGGATAGAGGAACATAAAAAACAGAGACTGGAAAAACTTGTTCAGCTTTTCGACGGAACTGTTCTGCCTGACGGCATTCTTGATATGCAGGGATCTGTCGTAATCCAGCGCGGCAAGAAGATCACTGCAAAAATGATCAAAGACACGGAATGGGACGAAATAGCAGTTCCTGATTCAGCCAAGGGAGACATGTTGACTCTCTCTAAAATACTCACTGAGTCCAATAACATAATAGAAGAGTTCGAAAGGCTGAGAAACAACGAAGTCGAAGTACTAAGACAAGGTGACGATCTACCTCACGGATTATTGAAAAGAATAGACGTCTACGTGGCAGAAAAAAGGAAGCTGTCTGTAGGAGACAAAATGTCAGGAAGACACGGTAATAAAGGCGTAGTATCCATAATTGTCCCGGAAGAGGACATGCCCTATATGGAAGACGGAACACCCGTGGACGTAATACTCAATCCTCTCGGCGTTCCGTCCCGAATGAACATAGGACAGGTTCTCGAAACGCATTTGGGATGGGCGGCTAAAAAACTTAACATAAAAATCGCGACGCCGGTATTTGACGGAATTTCAGTAAAAGAAATCGAGGGTCTTCTGGAAAAAGCCGAACTTCCAAAATCCGGAAAAGTCGCACTGCACGACGGTATTTCGGGTCAGGTTATTGACGGCGAAATCACAGTCGGATACATGTATATGCTGAAACTGGGGCACATGGTAGACGACAAAATCCATGCCAGAAGCATCGGTCCGTACTCGATGATCACACAGCAACCGCTCGGGGGAAAGGCTCATTTCGGAGGGCAGAGATTCGGAGAAATGGAAGTGTGGGCGCTCGAAGCATACGGAGCCGCTTACACTCTTCAGGAAATGCTGACTGTTAAATCCGATGACATAAGCGGCAGAACTAAAATGTATGAAAGCATAATAAAGGGTGATAATCCGCCCGAACCCGGATTGCCGGCATCTTTCAATGTTCTCGTAAAAGAGCTGAACGGACTTTGCATGAACGTTGAAATTGAAAAAGGCAAATCAAAATCGAAACAGAACAAAAAGTAG
- the rplL gene encoding 50S ribosomal protein L7/L12, protein MSEATKQILELVKGLTVMELSELIKEMETVFGVSAAAPVVQMAAGAGPSQAAEEQEEKTEFDVILKEYGDKKIPVIKEVRAITGLGLKEAKDLVEGVPAKIKEQVSKKEAEEMKKQLESAGAVIEIK, encoded by the coding sequence ATGTCTGAGGCTACCAAGCAAATATTGGAACTTGTTAAAGGTTTGACGGTTATGGAACTGTCTGAACTTATAAAAGAAATGGAAACAGTGTTCGGTGTTTCAGCCGCGGCTCCTGTCGTTCAGATGGCGGCGGGCGCCGGTCCTTCCCAGGCCGCTGAAGAGCAGGAAGAAAAAACGGAATTTGACGTAATACTGAAAGAATACGGCGATAAAAAAATCCCTGTGATCAAGGAAGTTAGAGCGATAACGGGCCTGGGACTTAAAGAAGCAAAGGACCTTGTAGAAGGCGTCCCCGCAAAAATTAAAGAACAGGTTTCGAAGAAAGAGGCTGAAGAAATGAAGAAACAACTCGAAAGCGCAGGAGCTGTCATAGAAATAAAGTAA
- the secE gene encoding preprotein translocase subunit SecE: MKAVLQIFKKMKNFLFESKQELGRVSWPSKQELWDSTMVVIFVSIMLAVFVGIFDRIFTTLVSLIVR; the protein is encoded by the coding sequence ATGAAGGCTGTTTTGCAAATATTCAAAAAGATGAAAAATTTTCTTTTTGAATCCAAACAGGAGCTGGGCAGAGTATCTTGGCCCTCAAAACAGGAACTTTGGGATTCGACGATGGTCGTAATTTTCGTGTCGATAATGCTCGCGGTGTTCGTAGGGATTTTCGATAGAATTTTCACGACTCTCGTAAGTTTGATTGTAAGGTAG
- the rpmG gene encoding 50S ribosomal protein L33 has protein sequence MPREIIVLACGQCKRRNYTTKKNKKKHTGRVEFKKFCSFCNKRVGHKETK, from the coding sequence ATGCCGAGAGAGATAATTGTTCTGGCTTGCGGTCAATGCAAGAGAAGAAATTACACGACGAAGAAAAACAAAAAGAAACACACAGGCAGGGTAGAGTTCAAGAAATTCTGCTCTTTTTGCAACAAAAGAGTCGGACACAAAGAAACAAAATAA
- the rplK gene encoding 50S ribosomal protein L11: MAKAKKKQIQAVIKLQIPAGQATPAPPLGPALGQAGVNIPEFIKTFNARTGGQDPLPLPTVITVYKDKTFSFEVKSPPVAVLLKKSVKIAKGSGEPNKIKVATVSAKDVRAIAEKKHQDMTAGSVEKAMSMVRGTARSMGILVEEG; encoded by the coding sequence ATGGCAAAGGCTAAGAAAAAACAAATACAGGCAGTAATCAAGCTGCAGATACCTGCTGGTCAAGCGACTCCGGCTCCTCCTTTGGGACCGGCTTTGGGTCAGGCCGGCGTCAATATTCCCGAATTCATAAAGACTTTTAACGCGAGAACCGGCGGACAGGATCCGCTGCCTTTACCCACCGTGATTACGGTTTACAAAGACAAAACTTTTTCTTTTGAAGTCAAATCACCTCCGGTGGCGGTTCTTTTGAAAAAAAGCGTTAAAATTGCAAAAGGTTCCGGAGAACCAAACAAAATAAAAGTGGCCACAGTATCGGCTAAAGATGTCAGAGCCATAGCTGAAAAAAAACATCAGGACATGACAGCGGGATCAGTTGAAAAAGCCATGAGCATGGTCAGGGGAACCGCGAGAAGCATGGGAATATTAGTGGAAGAAGGATGA
- a CDS encoding 50S ribosomal protein L1, with protein sequence MKHGKRYDNLKKDHSSKEDFSLKEGVEKAKSMANAKFDETLEVSVKLGIDPRKSDQLVRGSVVLPHGTGKKVKVLVFAGTEKAQEAKDAGADYVGADEYIEKIQKENWLDFNAVVAVPQMMGKVGMLGKILGPRGLMPNPKLGTVTMNVKEVVEEIKKGRIEFKNDKSGNINVPVGKTSFSAENLFENVSEFFRELIKSKPSSVKGTYIKSVYLSPTMGPSVKINAADLIQPQR encoded by the coding sequence ATGAAACACGGAAAAAGATACGACAATCTCAAAAAAGACCATTCCTCGAAAGAAGATTTTTCTCTCAAGGAAGGGGTTGAGAAAGCAAAAAGCATGGCTAACGCCAAATTCGACGAAACTCTCGAAGTTTCCGTGAAACTCGGCATAGATCCGAGAAAATCGGATCAGCTGGTCAGGGGAAGCGTCGTTCTTCCGCACGGCACCGGAAAAAAAGTCAAAGTTCTCGTTTTCGCCGGAACCGAAAAAGCACAGGAAGCCAAAGATGCAGGCGCCGATTATGTAGGCGCGGATGAATATATTGAAAAAATCCAGAAAGAGAACTGGCTTGATTTTAACGCTGTCGTCGCAGTACCGCAGATGATGGGAAAAGTCGGCATGCTTGGAAAGATCCTCGGGCCGAGAGGACTAATGCCCAATCCTAAACTCGGCACAGTCACGATGAATGTCAAAGAAGTCGTCGAAGAGATAAAAAAAGGAAGGATCGAGTTTAAAAACGACAAGTCCGGAAACATTAACGTACCCGTGGGAAAGACATCATTTTCAGCAGAAAATCTTTTCGAAAACGTCAGTGAGTTTTTCAGGGAACTTATAAAGAGTAAACCGTCTTCGGTCAAGGGTACCTACATCAAATCGGTTTATCTCAGTCCAACAATGGGTCCGAGCGTTAAAATAAATGCGGCTGATTTGATTCAGCCCCAGCGCTGA